The Rhizoctonia solani chromosome 14, complete sequence genome has a segment encoding these proteins:
- a CDS encoding Lipase, whose protein sequence is MPPIRKHEASSSASTSQSSQPNGTGAKNVWFYMTGATTPNRPKEEDLQQYFDAITSDSARNLVISVQRSLESDVLSACELEKDKWQTWHNRPGPIARTLRQHLDGRHAIICSDDVVDQSVPPQSSKPRRSLATKPQLPSTPSSTRTFSSDEVPEESDAPNTSYLKSNLQTSASKSQQPSKRPRAPKSVERLRAELDKLKSDYEQVKAERDHEARERRLLKEELRRLKEAERTRKEELVKVSNMLTSSIQALIKK, encoded by the exons ATGCCACCCATCCGAAAACACGAAGCATCGTCCAGTGCGTCGACATCTCAATCCTCTCAACCGAACGGTACGGGCGCAAAGAATGTTTGGTTTTATATGACGGGAGCTACGACTCCAAATCGACCCAAGGAAGAGGATCTCCAGCAGTACTTTGACGCGATAACCAGCGACAGCGCGCGAAACTTAGTTATCAGCGTCCAAAGGAGCCTAGAATCAGATGTGTTGTCTGCTTGTGA ACTCGAAAAGGACAAGTGGCAAACTTGGCACAATCGCCCAGGTCCTATCGCCAGAACCTTGCGCCAACACTTGGACGGACGCCATGCTATCATCTGTTCCGACGACGTAGTGGACCAGAGTGTACCACCTCAAAGCAGCAAGCCTAGGCGCTCTCTTGCGACCAAG CCTCAGCTACCATCTACGCCTTCTTCTACAAGAACGTTTTCTTCAGATGAAGTACCAGAAGAGTCAGATGCACCAAACACTAGCTACCTAAAGTCTAATTTACAGACATCGGCCTCGAAATCGC AACAGCCATCGAAGCGTCCACGCGCGCCCAAATCTGTGGAGAGGCTTCGGGCCGAGCTGGATAAACTCAAGTCTGACTATGAGCAGGTCAAAGCGGAGCGCGATCATGAAGCTCGGGAACGCCGTTTGTTGAAAGAAGAATTGCGTCGTCTGAAAGAAGCCGAACGCACGCGAAAGGAAGAGCTTGTCAAGGTCTCTAACATGCTAACTTCATCGATACAAGCCTTGATTAAAAAGTAG
- a CDS encoding Lipase (class 3): protein MSDPTLNAHQQVFRLSLFANIVREIKGDLDSIQIELENRLPVAVNQVPGWKVVWGPVAWKHKPDDTKTGADHVSFVARHPNLVYSNGEEKETYVFAVAGSVSEYNWVINNARVDSVVDLHKWLEKGITTAPKRDLSPSLGNAYISYGTAVGVYRLATAVPPKTSGSPGVELASYWAGFPESPNTRVIFAGHSLGAALTSTLALSLLESRAFAKFPASNILVYPSAGPAVGNITFARLFAKKFPKIAGPRYEVWNCMIVNRLDPVSQAWCNLKLISPEQNLDNIPTLYGEPIKEIVSGVNMGKVLAALSTVTYMPIQAVRFHGDPPATSPSTQKEFFDIVWYQHLEEYLKFIGIDAPESQLLVKDAGVGKMSNEEVTSCEPVIAELFVLPKTQEGAVDATEDYKSLQALSVDVDK, encoded by the coding sequence ATGTCAGATCCGACTCTCAATGCTCATCAACAAGTCTTTAGACTCTCGCTTTTCGCCAATATAGTGAGAGAGATAAAAGGAGACCTGGACAGTATACAAATAGAACTCGAGAACCGTTTGCCTGTGGCCGTGAACCAGGTACCGGGCTGGAAGGTCGTGTGGGGACCAGTGGCGTGGAAGCATAAGCCAGACGATACCAAAACTGGCGCCGATCACGTCTCTTTCGTCGCAAGACATCCAAACCTCGTGTATTCCAACGGAGAGGAAAAGGAGACATACGTCTTTGCCGTCGCAGGAAGCGTGTCAGAGTACAACTGGGTCATCAACAACGCTCGCGTTGATTCCGTAGTTGATCTTCACAAGTGGCTCGAGAAGGGTATCACCACGGCCCCCAAGCGAGATCTATCTCCTTCACTCGGCAATGCGTATATCTCGTATGGAACCGCAGTTGGGGTTTACCGGCTGGCTACAGCTGTACCACCCAAAACGTCGGGTAGCCCTGGGGTCGAACTCGCCAGCTATTGGGCGGGCTTCCCAGAGTCGCCGAATACTAGGGTTATATTCGCAGGTCACAGTCTTGGCGCAGCGCTCACTTCCACCCTGGCCCTCTCCCTCCTCGAATCCCGGGCATTCGCTAAATTCCCGGCTTCGAATATATTGGTGTACCCATCGGCAGGCCCGGCCGTAGGCAACATCACGTTCGCAAGGCTCTTTGCCAAAAAGTTCCCCAAAATCGCGGGCCCGCGCTACGAAGTCTGGAATTGCATGATAGTCAATCGTCTCGATCCTGTCTCTCAGGCGTGGTGCAACTTGAAGCTTATATCCCCCGAACAAAACCTGGATAATATCCCCACGCTTTATGGCGAGCCGATCAAGGAGATCGTATCGGGTGTTAACATGGGGAAAGTTTTGGCCGCGTTGTCCACGGTCACCTATATGCCCATTCAGGCCGTACGGTTCCACGGAGATCCCCCCGCAACTTCGCCCAGCACCCAGAAAGAATTCTTCGATATTGTTTGGTACCAGCACTTGGAAGAGTACTTGAAGTTTATCGGAATCGATGCACCCGAAAGTCAATTGCTTGTCAAAGATGCGGGTGTTGGCAAGATGTCGAACGAGGAGGTCACCTCCTGCGAACCAGTTATTGCCGAGTTATTCGTCCTGCCCAAGACTCAGGAAGGAGCCGTTGATGCGACCGAAGACTACAAGTCGCTTCAAGCACTGAGCGTAGACGTCGATAAGTAA